In the genome of Pseudomonas sp. HS6, one region contains:
- the choX gene encoding choline ABC transporter substrate-binding protein produces MVKLSTVVTVSLLALGSASAFAESCDTVKMADPGWSDIAATNAITGFLLDGMGYKAKVDTLAVPITFGGLKDGQVDVFLGNWMPAQQGFYDKFVATGDVTQLAKNLDGTEFTLAVPDYVWDAGVHNFADLNKFADKFEKKIYGIGSGAPANISLQEIIKKNDFDLGQWKLIESSEQAMLAEVSRAVKKQKFVTFLGWTPHPMNVQLKMHYLKGGEKYFGDTGSVYTLTRKGYAQACPNVGKLLTNLSFTQEMENSIMAEVVNKKVSNADAVKAWIKANPGVLDKWLDGVKTVDGKDALAAVKAKL; encoded by the coding sequence ATGGTCAAGTTATCCACAGTCGTGACGGTCAGTCTGTTGGCACTGGGCAGCGCATCCGCGTTCGCCGAGAGCTGCGACACGGTGAAAATGGCCGATCCCGGCTGGAGCGACATCGCCGCGACCAACGCCATCACCGGGTTTCTGCTGGATGGCATGGGCTACAAGGCCAAGGTCGACACCCTCGCGGTGCCGATCACCTTCGGCGGCCTGAAGGATGGCCAGGTTGACGTGTTCCTCGGCAACTGGATGCCGGCGCAGCAGGGCTTCTACGACAAGTTCGTGGCCACCGGTGATGTCACCCAACTGGCGAAGAACCTTGATGGCACCGAGTTCACCCTGGCCGTGCCGGATTACGTGTGGGATGCGGGTGTGCATAACTTTGCCGACCTGAACAAATTCGCCGACAAGTTCGAGAAGAAGATCTACGGCATCGGCTCCGGCGCGCCGGCGAACATCTCGCTGCAAGAGATCATCAAGAAGAACGACTTCGACCTGGGACAGTGGAAGCTGATCGAGTCCAGCGAACAGGCGATGCTTGCCGAAGTCTCGCGAGCGGTGAAGAAACAGAAATTCGTCACCTTCCTCGGCTGGACCCCGCACCCGATGAACGTGCAGCTGAAAATGCACTACCTCAAGGGTGGCGAGAAGTACTTCGGCGACACGGGCAGCGTCTACACCCTGACCCGCAAGGGCTACGCCCAGGCCTGTCCGAATGTGGGTAAATTGCTGACCAATCTTTCGTTCACTCAGGAGATGGAGAACAGCATCATGGCCGAGGTGGTGAACAAGAAAGTCAGCAATGCGGATGCTGTGAAGGCTTGGATCAAGGCGAATCCGGGGGTTTTGGATAAGTGGCTTGATGGGGTGAAGACGGTGGATGGGAAGGATGCGTTGGCGGCAGTCAAAGCCAAGCTCTGA